In Archocentrus centrarchus isolate MPI-CPG fArcCen1 chromosome 16, fArcCen1, whole genome shotgun sequence, a single window of DNA contains:
- the LOC115794713 gene encoding thioredoxin-interacting protein-like translates to MVLSTSTKLRVFRIVFSEPSRAFYSSGDKLSGSVQLEAAQPCRLSGLRITAAGRARVESCGSKKRGRSPEVEYLKYEEQVRLEEALSPDSDGCFLLPPGKTFSFQFGFELPPPGRLVSSFRGKFGSVRYYVQAELRRPSQHALQCEKEFEVEEPLDVNQADLLAPAAASVQKKVTCMFIPDGQVSISAQIDRKGFCEGEDISINAKFENTCSRIVVPKAAIIAKHSYVVDGRTKVLRQKLSAVRGNHIISGMCDMWQGKTIRVPKLKPTLLGCDIIKVDYTVMIYLHIPGSEKLTLELPLVIGTIPFSGVGSRTSSMCSQAGSSSSWASFPSAPPSYSNIHRDLKVDGPRTPLLHDYDGADDDDEEGGLIMREPELYFCPPPVYSEVDQNSENSQVFPVI, encoded by the exons ATGGTTCTGTCCACGTCCACCAAGCTACGGGTGTTCCGCATCGTGTTCTCCGAGCCCAGCCGCGCCTTCTACAGCAGCGGGGACAAGCTGTCGGGCTCCGTGCAGCTGGAGGCGGCGCAGCCCTGCAGACTGTCCGGCCTGCGGATCACCGCCGCCGGCCGCGCGCGTGTCGAGTCCTGCGGCAGTAAGAAGCGCGGGAGGAGCCCGGAGGTGGAGTACCTGAAGTATGAGGAGCAGGTGCGGCTGGAGGAGGCGCTGAGCCCAG aCTCTGACGGCTGCTTCCTGCTTCCTCCTGGTAAAACCTTCAGCTTCCAGTTCGGCTTCGAGCTGCCCCCGCCCGG ACGTCTGGTGTCGTCTTTCAGAGGGAAGTTTGGCTCAGTGCGATACTACGTGCAGGCTGAGCTGCGCCGGCCctcccagcatgcactgcaGTGTGAGAAGGAGTTCGAGGTGGAGGAGCCACTGGATGTGAACCAAGCTGACCTGCTG gcCCCAGCTGCCGCCTCTGTTCAGAAAAAAGTCACCTGTATGTTCATCCCTGACGGTCAGGTGTCAATCAGCGCTCAGATTGACAGGAAGGGCTTCTGTGAGGGTGAAGACATCTCTATCAACGCCAAGTTTGAGAACACGTGTTCCCGCATTGTGGTGCCGAAGGCCGCTATCATCGCCAAACACTCGTACGTTGTGGACGGACGCACCAAG GTGTTGCGTCAGAAGTTGTCGGCAGTGCGAGGAAACCACATCATTTCTGGGATGTGTGATATGTGGCAGGGCAAGACCATCAGGGTCCCCAAACTGAAGCCCACACTGCTCGgctgtgacatcatcaaggtGGACTACACTGTCATG ATCTACCTGCACATCCCCGGCAGCGAGAAGCTGACCCTGGAGCTGCCGCTGGTCATCGGGACGATCCCGTTCAGTGGCGTGGGCAGCAGGACGAGCAGCATGTGCAGCCAGGCTGGATCCAGCAGCAGCTGGGCCTCCTTCCCCTCGGCCCCGCCCAGCTACAGCAACATCCACCGCGACCTCAAGGTGGATGGCCCCCGCACGCCGCTGCTCCACGACTACGACGGCGCTGACGATGACGATGAAGAGGGCGGGCTCATCATGAGAGAGCCTGAACTATACTTCTGCCCTCCCCCTGTCTACAGCGAG GTGGATCAAAACTCTGAGAACTCTCAGGTTTTTCCCGTCATCTGA